The following proteins are co-located in the Pseudomonas antarctica genome:
- a CDS encoding TatD family hydrolase, with the protein MLKYFDPHIHMVSRTTDDYQNMAAAGITGVIEPAFWQGQARTSVGSFVDYFDTLLGWERFRASMFGIHHFCTIGLNPKEANDLSIANEVLELLPRYLVKDGVVAVGEIGYDDITPEEDRFLAAQLELAKQFNLPVLVHTPHRDKIGGTKRTLAVIRDVGIAEHLVIIDHLNELTLPLVLDSECWRGHSIYPNTKMSEQRMVALLKEYGTEKMVVNSAADWGISDPLKVPKTGQAMLAAGFTEAQVEQVLFHNPVDFFAQSGQLDKGLVSTPLPIDQRKQWQENSALRGQEPVVK; encoded by the coding sequence ATGCTCAAGTACTTCGATCCGCATATTCATATGGTCAGCCGCACCACCGACGACTACCAGAACATGGCCGCCGCCGGGATCACCGGGGTGATCGAACCGGCGTTCTGGCAAGGCCAGGCGCGCACCAGCGTCGGCAGTTTCGTCGACTACTTCGACACGCTGCTGGGCTGGGAACGCTTTCGCGCGAGCATGTTCGGCATCCATCACTTCTGCACCATCGGGCTTAACCCCAAAGAAGCGAATGACCTGTCGATCGCCAACGAAGTGCTGGAACTCCTGCCGCGCTATCTGGTGAAGGACGGCGTGGTGGCGGTGGGCGAAATCGGCTACGACGACATCACCCCCGAAGAGGATCGCTTTCTCGCGGCGCAGCTTGAGCTGGCGAAACAATTCAATCTGCCGGTGCTGGTGCATACGCCACACCGCGACAAGATCGGTGGCACCAAACGCACACTGGCGGTGATCCGCGACGTGGGGATCGCCGAGCACCTGGTGATTATTGACCACCTCAACGAACTGACCCTGCCGCTGGTGCTGGACAGCGAGTGCTGGCGCGGCCATTCCATTTACCCCAACACCAAGATGTCGGAGCAGCGCATGGTCGCCCTGCTCAAGGAATACGGCACCGAAAAAATGGTGGTCAACAGCGCCGCCGACTGGGGCATCAGCGACCCGCTCAAGGTGCCCAAGACCGGCCAGGCGATGTTGGCGGCGGGCTTTACTGAAGCCCAGGTAGAACAGGTGCTGTTCCACAATCCGGTGGACTTTTTTGCCCAGAGCGGTCAGCTGGACAAGGGCTTGGTCAGCACCCCGCTGCCCATCGACCAACGCAAGCAATGGCAGGAAAACTCGGCCCTGCGCGGCCAGGAACCGGTGGTTAAATGA
- the eboE gene encoding metabolite traffic protein EboE encodes MSPRSGWTAPQVGYCSNVHPTRDLAGLRTSIEQHFQGVRHLRGLHEQDSGLWICAHAAAQLQQASACTQFLELLDQTGLRLTSLNGFPYGEFHQGAVKAEVYLPHWADPQRLAYSLNLARILAQALPVDCHQGVISTVPLGYAATWTAPLQARADEHLNQLTAALANLHRETGKQIVFCLEMEPDCVLENTEQAIAFFQRRQRLDPNHAYLALCFDVCHQAVMFEDCYQSLARLRQAQVPVGKIQLSNAMICRLPTEDAHRRKHVLETLSTFAETTYLHQVKALDPLGRIISWPDLPAALADCSGLRELRIHFHIPLFSEHLLLPELSGSQAALAQTFDYLAAHGDFRPVLEVETYSWGVLPAQLRPTTERAQLEGIAAELRWVEDQLRQRNLLLSLKHEAYAHAL; translated from the coding sequence ATGAGCCCCCGTAGCGGCTGGACGGCGCCCCAGGTCGGGTATTGCAGCAATGTGCACCCGACCCGTGACCTGGCCGGGTTACGCACCTCCATCGAGCAGCACTTTCAGGGCGTGCGACACCTGCGCGGGCTGCACGAACAGGACAGCGGCTTGTGGATCTGCGCTCACGCTGCGGCGCAATTACAACAGGCATCGGCGTGCACGCAATTCCTCGAGTTGCTCGATCAAACCGGCTTGCGCCTGACGTCGCTGAATGGTTTTCCCTATGGCGAATTCCATCAGGGCGCAGTGAAAGCCGAGGTGTATTTACCCCACTGGGCCGACCCCCAGCGGCTGGCCTACAGCCTGAACCTGGCGCGCATCCTCGCGCAGGCCTTGCCGGTCGACTGCCACCAAGGAGTGATTTCCACGGTGCCGCTGGGCTATGCCGCCACCTGGACCGCGCCATTGCAGGCGCGCGCCGACGAGCACCTCAACCAACTCACTGCGGCACTCGCCAACCTGCACCGGGAAACCGGCAAGCAGATCGTGTTCTGCCTGGAGATGGAGCCCGATTGCGTGCTGGAAAACACCGAGCAGGCCATCGCGTTCTTCCAGCGTCGGCAGCGCCTGGACCCGAACCATGCTTACCTGGCCCTGTGTTTTGATGTGTGCCACCAGGCGGTGATGTTCGAGGATTGTTATCAGTCGCTGGCCAGGCTACGTCAAGCCCAGGTGCCCGTGGGCAAGATCCAGCTGTCCAACGCGATGATCTGCCGCTTGCCAACTGAGGACGCGCATCGCCGCAAACACGTGCTCGAGACCCTGAGCACCTTCGCCGAAACCACCTACCTGCATCAGGTAAAAGCCCTCGACCCTCTCGGCCGCATTATCAGCTGGCCGGACCTGCCGGCCGCGCTCGCCGACTGCAGCGGTTTGCGTGAACTGCGCATTCATTTCCATATCCCGCTGTTCAGCGAACACTTGCTGTTGCCCGAACTCAGCGGCAGCCAGGCCGCGTTGGCACAGACCTTCGATTACCTGGCCGCCCATGGTGACTTCCGCCCGGTGCTGGAAGTGGAAACCTACAGCTGGGGGGTGCTGCCCGCGCAACTGCGGCCCACCACCGAGCGCGCGCAACTGGAAGGGATCGCCGCCGAATTGCGCTGGGTTGAGGACCAACTGCGCCAGCGCAACCTGCTGCTTTCCCTCAAGCACGAGGCGTACGCCCATGCGCTCTGA
- a CDS encoding alkaline phosphatase family protein translates to MRSEQPLLLINVVGLTPSLLGEATPHINALLKTAQMAYLQPVFPAVTSTVQASILTGAPPSQHGIVGNGWYFRDQAEVRFWLQPNALIEGEKVWHTLKRELPGFRCSQLFWWYNMYADVDAAITPRPHYPADGRKQFGLYSSPPGLHEQIERQIGEFPFPGFWGPAAGIASSRWIVDCAMAEFQINRPHLQLIYLPHLDYSLQRVGPDHPSIAAEVRAIDTQVGRLLTFAQAQGAAVMLLSEYGIEAVEQSVSINRVLRAEGLLQVRQSLSWELLDPGASAAFAVADHQVAHVYVKQAQDIPRVKALLQRQPGIEQVLDKAEQRAWQLDHPRSGELVAVAAAGFWFDYYYWLDDRKAPDFARTVDIHRKPGYDPVELFIDPAIRFPTLKVARRLLQKKLGFRYYMDLIPLDTTLVRGSHGRLPSSVQTGPLLITNCALALPQHLAATAVKQLLLEHFLGRPHLELATAKELPCGEPYL, encoded by the coding sequence ATGCGCTCTGAACAACCGCTGCTGCTGATCAATGTGGTCGGGCTGACGCCATCGCTGCTGGGTGAGGCAACGCCGCATATCAATGCCCTGCTCAAGACCGCGCAGATGGCCTACTTGCAACCGGTGTTCCCCGCCGTCACCTCGACGGTACAAGCCTCGATCCTCACCGGCGCGCCGCCGTCGCAACACGGCATCGTCGGCAATGGCTGGTACTTTCGCGACCAGGCCGAAGTGCGGTTCTGGCTGCAACCCAATGCGCTGATCGAGGGTGAAAAGGTCTGGCACACGCTCAAGCGCGAGCTTCCGGGCTTTCGCTGCAGCCAGTTGTTCTGGTGGTACAACATGTACGCCGACGTGGATGCCGCGATCACCCCGCGCCCGCACTACCCGGCGGATGGTCGCAAACAATTCGGTCTGTATTCGTCGCCACCCGGGCTGCACGAACAGATCGAACGGCAGATTGGCGAGTTTCCGTTTCCAGGGTTCTGGGGCCCGGCGGCAGGGATTGCATCGAGCCGCTGGATCGTCGATTGCGCGATGGCCGAGTTCCAGATCAACCGGCCTCACTTGCAGTTGATCTACCTGCCGCACCTCGATTACAGCTTGCAGCGCGTGGGGCCCGATCATCCCTCGATTGCCGCTGAAGTACGGGCCATCGACACGCAAGTAGGTCGCCTGCTGACCTTTGCCCAAGCGCAAGGCGCGGCGGTGATGCTGCTGTCCGAATATGGCATCGAAGCCGTCGAGCAGTCAGTGTCGATCAACCGCGTGTTGCGCGCCGAGGGCCTGTTGCAGGTGCGCCAGTCCCTGAGCTGGGAATTGCTCGACCCCGGCGCCAGCGCGGCGTTTGCCGTGGCCGACCATCAGGTCGCGCATGTCTACGTGAAGCAGGCGCAGGACATCCCACGGGTCAAAGCCTTGCTGCAACGCCAGCCCGGCATCGAGCAGGTGCTGGACAAGGCCGAACAACGCGCCTGGCAGCTGGACCACCCGCGCAGCGGCGAGCTGGTGGCCGTGGCCGCCGCCGGTTTCTGGTTCGATTATTACTACTGGCTGGATGATCGCAAAGCACCGGATTTCGCGCGCACCGTGGACATCCACCGCAAGCCCGGTTACGACCCGGTCGAGCTGTTTATCGACCCGGCGATTCGTTTCCCCACATTGAAAGTGGCGCGCCGCCTGCTGCAAAAGAAGCTCGGCTTTCGCTACTACATGGACCTCATCCCACTGGACACCACCCTGGTACGCGGCAGCCATGGTCGCTTACCCAGCAGCGTACAGACCGGCCCGCTGCTGATCACCAATTGCGCACTGGCGCTACCGCAACACCTTGCGGCGACGGCAGTGAAGCAACTGCTCCTGGAACACTTCCTGGGGCGCCCACACCTCGAACTGGCCACAGCCAAGGAGCTTCCATGCGGCGAGCCTTATCTATAA